The following are from one region of the Mauremys reevesii isolate NIE-2019 linkage group 2, ASM1616193v1, whole genome shotgun sequence genome:
- the TMED4 gene encoding transmembrane emp24 domain-containing protein 4 gives MLRVLLPGMARAQFSSRARRPSGCACASSSIPGEPWQGMRGRPGEGAGLSMAGGGAERLPGMLRTVAALVLLAQLAGRGAHALYFHIGETEKRCFIEEIPDETMVIGNYRTQLWDKQSESFLPSTPGLGMHVEVKDPDGKVVLSRQYGSEGRFTFTSHTPGEHQICLHSNSTRMALFAGGKLRVHLDIQVGEHTNNYPEIAAKDKLTELQLRARQLLDQVEQIQKEQNYQRYREERFRMTSESTNQRVLWWSIAQTIILILTGIWQMRHLKSFFEAKKLV, from the exons ATGCTCAGAGTCCTTCTTCCAGGTATGGCGCGTGCGCAGTTCTCCTCCAGGGCCAGGCGTCCGAGTGGTTGCGCATGCGCGTCGTCCTCAATCCCCGGGGAGCCGTGGCAAGGCATGCGCGGTAGGCCGGGAGAGGGAGCGGGGCTGTCCATGGCCGGCGGCGGTGCGGAGCGGCTGCCCGGGATGCTGCGGACAGTGGCGGCCTTGGTGCTGCTGGCGCAGCTGGCGGGCCGGGGGGCGCATGCGCTCTACTTTCACATCGGGGAGACCGAGAAGCGCTGCTTCATCGAGGAGATCCCAGACGAGACCATGGTGATCG GGAATTACCGCACCCAGCTGTGGGACAAGCAGTCAGAGTCGTTCTTGCCCTCCACGCCGGGGCTGGGCATGCATGTGGAAGTGAAGGACCCTGATGGAAAG GTGGTTCTGTCCCGGCAGTATGGCTCAGAGGGCCGCTTCACCTTCACCTCGCACACCCCAGGCGAGCACCAGATCTGCCTGCACTCCAACTCTACGCGCATGGCACTCTTCGCAGGCGGCAAGCTG CGCGTGCACCTGGACATCCAGGTCGGAGAGCACACCAACAACTACCCCGAGATTGCAGCCAAGGACAAGCTGACAGAGCTGCAGCTCCGAGCCCGGCAGCTGCTAGACCAAGTGGAGCAGATCCAGAAGGAGCAGAACTACCAAAGG TACCGGGAGGAGCGGTTCCGCATGACCAGCGAGAGCACCAACCAGCGGGTGCTGTGGTGGTCCATTGCCCAGACCATCATCCTCATCCTTACTGGCATCTGGCAGATGAGACACCTCAAGAGCTTCTTCGAGGCCAAGAAACTGGTTTAA
- the DDX56 gene encoding probable ATP-dependent RNA helicase DDX56 has product MEPSFAHMGLDGRLLQAIAELGWAKPTLVQEKAIPLALEGKDLLARARTGSGKTAAYAIPLIQHLLQVKMSPLVMEQAVRGLVLVPTKELGQQVLQMIRQLTAYCSRDVRVADVSGQVDMSAQRPILMEKPDVVVGTPSRVLAHLQGHSLSLRHSLEVLVLDEADLLFSFGFEEDLKNLLCHFPKIYQSFLMSATFSEEVQALKELVLHNPVTLKLRESQLPEAAQLCQYQIRCAGEEDKFLLLYALLKLGLVPGKAILFVNTVERGYRLKLFLEQFSIPACVLNSELPVQSRCHIISQFNRGFYDYIVATDEQALAEPAVRTKRRKGAKTEKGKDPEYGVARGIDFQNVATIINFDPPPSVESYIHRAGRTARADNPGTALTFVTHPECPLLAEIEEALAGESTEPVLRPYQFRMEEVEGLRYRCRDAMRSVTKQAIKEARLREIKEELLNSEKLKTYFEDNPHDLRLLRHDRPLHPAIVKPHLRNVPEYLVPPTLRAIAQPLLNKRKRRKHLAPSSSRPRGGFQARGGRNPLRSFQYMGRRPRRPAGKGKTS; this is encoded by the exons ATGGAGCCGAGCTTCGCGCACATGGGGCTGGACGGGCGGCTGCTGCAG GCCatcgctgagctgggctgggccaAGCCCACACTGGTCCAGGAGAAGGCCATTCCGCTGGCCCTGGAGGGCAAGGACCTGCTGGCCCGGGCTAGGACTGGCTCTGGGAAGACGGCCGCCTATGCCATCCCCCTCATCCAGCACTTGCTCCAAGTGAAGATG TCCCCCTTGGTGATGGAGCAGGCTGTGCGTGGGCTGGTCCTGGTGCCCACCAAGGAGCTGGGCCAGCAGGTGCTGCAGATGATCCGGCAGCTGACGGCGTACTGCTCCCGCGATGTCCGTGTCGCCGATGTCTCCGGGCAGGTGGACATGTCTGCACAGAG GCCCATCCTGATGGAGAAGCCGGATGTGGTGGTGGGGACGCCGTCACGGGTCCTGGCTCACCTGCAGGGCCACAGCCTTAGCCTGCGCCACTCCCTGGAGGTGCTGGTCCTGGACGAGGCCGACCTACTCTTCTCCTTTGGCTTCGAGGAGGATCTGAAGAACCTGCTGTG CCACTTCCCCAAGATCTACCAGAGTTTCCTGATGTCGGCCACCTTCAGCGAGGAGGTGCAGGCGCTGAAGGAGCTGGTGCTGCACAACCCG gTGACCCTGAAGCTGCGGGAGTCCCAGCTGCCGGAGGCAGCCCAGCTGTGCCAGTACCAGATCCGCTGCGCGGGCGAGGAGGACAAGTTCCTGCTGCTTTACGCGCTGCTCAAGCTGGGGCTGGTGCCGGGCAAGGCCATCCTCTTCGTCAACACCGTGGAGCGCGGCTACCGCCTCAAGCTCTTCCTGGAGCAGTTCAGCATCCCAGCCTGTGTGCTCAACTCCGAGCTGCCCGTGCAGTCCCG GTGCCACATCATCAGCCAGTTCAACCGAGGCTTCTACGACTACATTGTCGCCACCGACGAGCAGGCGCTGGCAGAGCCTGCGGTGCGGACCAAGAGGAGGAAGGGCGCCAAGACAGAGAA GGGCAAAGACCCAGAGTACGGCGTGGCGCGGGGCATCGACTTCCAGAATGTCGCCACCATCATCAACTTCGACCCGCCCCCCTCGGTCGAGTCCTACATCCACCGGGCCGGCAG gaCGGCCCGTGCTGACAACCCTGGCACAGCCCTGACTTTCGTGACACAcccagagtgccccctgctggccgagATTGAGGAAGCTCTCGCAGGAG AGAGCACCGAGCCTGTGCTGCGCCCCTACCAGTTCCGGATGGAGGAAGTCGAGGGGCTCCGCTACAGATGCCGG GATGCCATGCGCTCCGTCACCAAGCAGGCCATCAAGGAGGCGCGGCTGCGAGAGATCAAGGAGGAGCTACTCAACTCGGAGAAGCTGAAG acgTACTTCGAGGACAATCCCCACGACCTACGGCTGCTGCGCCACGACCGGCCCCTGCACCCGGCCATCGTCAAACCGCACCTGCGCAACGTGCCTGAGTACCTGG tgccccccaccctgcgcgccattgcccagcccctgctcaacAAGCGCAAGCGACGGAAACACTtggcccccagcagcagccgccccAGGGGGGGCTTCCAg GCCCGGGGGGGGCGCAATCCTCTGCGGAGCTTCCAGTACATGGGGAGGAGACCCCGGCGCCCCGCTGGCAAGGGGAAGACGTCCTGA